In a single window of the Sediminicoccus sp. KRV36 genome:
- a CDS encoding DUF1178 family protein: protein MIRFSLRCQNGHKFETWFKDGAAHERMAAAGLLECPVCGDTHVTKALMAPAIKKARGVKGRAEAPPAELPASPPKPPEPDTEAPRLAAGPMPAQIVALLQRMRSEVEKSCENMGKDFAKEARRIHEGEAEPRGIYGEATESETEALREDGIEVARLPWVPRADG from the coding sequence ATGATCCGCTTTTCGCTTCGCTGCCAGAACGGCCATAAATTCGAGACCTGGTTCAAGGACGGCGCCGCCCATGAGCGCATGGCGGCCGCCGGCCTGCTGGAATGCCCGGTGTGCGGCGATACCCACGTCACCAAGGCGCTCATGGCGCCGGCCATCAAGAAGGCGCGCGGCGTGAAGGGCCGGGCTGAGGCACCGCCGGCCGAATTGCCCGCATCCCCGCCCAAGCCGCCCGAACCCGATACCGAGGCCCCGCGCCTGGCTGCCGGCCCCATGCCCGCGCAGATCGTCGCCCTGTTGCAGCGCATGCGCAGCGAGGTGGAGAAAAGCTGCGAGAACATGGGCAAGGATTTCGCCAAGGAAGCCCGCCGAATCCATGAAGGCGAGGCCGAGCCCCGCGGCATCTACGGCGAAGCGACGGAATCGGAAACCGAGGCCCTGCGCGAGGACGGCATCGAGGTGGCGCGCCTCCCCTGGGTCCCGCGCGCCGATGGGTGA
- a CDS encoding rhodanese-like domain-containing protein has product MSSVTSVGITPATLKAWISAGSELAILDAREEGEFGHGHLFWAVPCPLSKKELRARALLPRQATRVVCVDGGEGHAAKLAAWLSSIGYTDVHVLQGGTPAWAAAGYVVFTGVHVPSKAFGEWAEHHYGTESVDPAELQAMKDSGQDMVILDSRPMDEFVKMTIPGALNVPGGELAYRIGDLVPKAGTTIVINCAGRTRSIMGAESLRRAGVPNRIVALRNGTMGWELAGFQCERGVTRSYPAGTPASAALALQRASSFAAENGVKLISRTAALAMLADDSRTTYGLDVRAADEYTAGRIHGFRHAPGGQLVQATDQWIAVRGARVILADDDTVRARMSGAWLRQMGGWEVYVVQGALDGPLETGPWKPVAPEVPQMPTVAPQALAAETGVTVVNLALSMHHRAGHIPGSIWAVRGRLPPLSGPVVVVSPDPWLAHLAAAEIPGARVLEGGLAAWRKAGLPVVSDRTTPPDEACVDWYLRPYDRNSGIEAAMHAYLSWEIDLVHEVARDGDARFGAW; this is encoded by the coding sequence ATGTCCTCCGTCACTTCGGTTGGCATCACGCCGGCCACGCTCAAGGCTTGGATTTCCGCGGGTTCGGAGCTCGCCATCCTCGATGCGCGTGAGGAGGGCGAGTTCGGCCATGGGCACCTGTTCTGGGCGGTGCCCTGCCCCTTGTCCAAAAAGGAATTGCGTGCCCGCGCGCTGCTGCCCCGCCAGGCCACCCGCGTGGTCTGCGTGGATGGCGGCGAGGGCCATGCGGCCAAGCTTGCGGCCTGGCTCAGCTCCATTGGCTACACGGATGTGCATGTGCTGCAGGGCGGCACGCCGGCCTGGGCGGCGGCGGGCTATGTGGTCTTTACCGGCGTGCATGTGCCCTCCAAGGCCTTCGGCGAATGGGCCGAGCATCATTACGGCACGGAAAGCGTGGACCCGGCCGAATTGCAGGCCATGAAGGATTCCGGGCAGGACATGGTCATCCTGGACAGCCGGCCCATGGATGAATTCGTGAAGATGACCATCCCGGGCGCGCTGAATGTGCCGGGTGGCGAATTGGCCTATCGCATCGGTGACCTGGTGCCCAAGGCCGGGACCACCATCGTGATCAATTGCGCCGGCCGCACACGCAGCATCATGGGCGCCGAAAGCCTGCGTCGCGCCGGCGTTCCCAACCGGATCGTGGCGTTGCGCAACGGCACCATGGGCTGGGAATTGGCGGGCTTTCAGTGTGAACGTGGCGTTACCCGCAGCTACCCGGCCGGGACGCCGGCCAGTGCCGCACTCGCGCTGCAACGCGCCAGCTCCTTCGCTGCCGAGAATGGCGTGAAGCTGATCAGCCGCACGGCCGCCCTTGCCATGCTGGCCGATGACAGCCGCACCACATACGGCCTCGATGTGCGCGCGGCCGATGAGTACACGGCCGGCCGTATCCATGGCTTTCGCCATGCCCCCGGCGGTCAGCTGGTGCAGGCGACGGATCAATGGATCGCCGTGCGCGGCGCCCGCGTGATCCTGGCCGATGACGACACGGTGCGCGCGCGGATGTCCGGCGCCTGGCTGCGCCAGATGGGCGGCTGGGAAGTCTATGTGGTGCAAGGCGCCCTGGACGGCCCGCTGGAGACCGGCCCCTGGAAGCCGGTGGCGCCCGAGGTCCCGCAGATGCCGACCGTGGCTCCGCAGGCGCTGGCCGCCGAAACCGGGGTGACAGTGGTGAATCTGGCTCTCTCCATGCATCACCGGGCCGGCCACATCCCCGGCTCCATCTGGGCGGTGCGCGGCCGGTTGCCGCCACTTTCGGGCCCGGTGGTGGTGGTGTCCCCCGACCCCTGGCTCGCCCATCTGGCGGCGGCTGAAATTCCCGGCGCGCGTGTTCTGGAAGGCGGGCTGGCCGCTTGGCGCAAGGCCGGGCTGCCGGTGGTGAGCGACCGCACGACCCCGCCGGATGAGGCCTGCGTGGACTGGTATCTGCGCCCTTATGACCGCAACTCCGGCATCGAGGCCGCCATGCACGCCTATCTCTCCTGGGAGATTGATCTGGTGCACGAGGTGGCGCGCGACGGCGATGCGCGGTTCGGCGCCTGGTAA
- the radC gene encoding DNA repair protein RadC, whose product MFDPAPVAATTASGAEGHRARMRQKLIEAGPAALLDHELIEMILFIALPRRDTKPIARALLDRFGSFADALSAPTQELRQIEGLGDAGIAALRTVQAAALRLSEAPLKNQQVLNNWDRLMDYLTARLARERVEQFRVLFLDAKNRLIADEAQARGTVNHTPVYPREVVKRALELHATALILVHNHPSGDPTPSRADIEMTAEVKQAAAALGITLHDHLIIGRDRPLSFRREGLL is encoded by the coding sequence TTGTTTGATCCAGCGCCGGTGGCCGCCACCACGGCTTCGGGCGCGGAGGGCCACCGCGCCCGCATGCGCCAGAAGCTGATCGAGGCGGGACCGGCCGCACTGCTCGACCATGAACTCATTGAAATGATATTGTTTATCGCCTTGCCGCGGCGGGATACCAAGCCCATCGCCCGCGCGCTGCTGGACCGCTTCGGCAGCTTCGCCGATGCGCTGAGCGCCCCCACGCAGGAGCTCCGGCAGATTGAGGGGCTGGGCGATGCCGGAATTGCGGCGCTCCGCACCGTCCAGGCGGCGGCGCTGCGCCTCAGTGAGGCGCCGTTGAAAAACCAGCAGGTGCTGAACAATTGGGACCGCCTGATGGACTACCTCACCGCCCGCCTGGCGCGGGAGCGGGTGGAGCAGTTCCGCGTGCTGTTCCTGGATGCCAAAAATCGCCTGATCGCCGATGAGGCCCAGGCGCGCGGTACGGTGAACCACACGCCGGTCTATCCGCGGGAGGTGGTGAAGCGCGCCCTGGAGCTGCATGCGACCGCGCTCATCCTGGTGCACAACCACCCCTCGGGCGACCCGACCCCCAGCCGCGCCGATATCGAAATGACGGCGGAGGTGAAGCAGGCGGCAGCCGCGCTGGGCATCACCCTGCATGACCACCTGATCATCGGGCGCGACCGGCCCCTCTCCTTCCGGCGCGAGGGATTGCTGTAA
- a CDS encoding DnaJ C-terminal domain-containing protein, producing MAEDPYKTLGIARDASPEAIKAAYRKLARKHHPDLNPGKPEAEARFKAVSAANDLLSDPEKRARFDRGEIDAEGQEQRPAGGYRHQAEQPQGEKYGARYGQRPEAEVFEDLFADIFEQRRRAETGPRRGRDESYRLAVPFLHAVAGATETLTLPDGRSLSVKIPPGVESGQVLRLRGQGGPGRNGGPAGDALIELDVASDKLCRREGMDLHLELPVSVQEAVLGGPVLVPTPGGPLRVTLPAGSDAGRQIRLRGKGIAAHGKREAGDLFLTLRIVIGTADEALKAFLRDWKPEHPQDPRAGLEASA from the coding sequence ATGGCCGAAGACCCCTACAAGACTCTGGGCATCGCACGCGATGCCTCGCCCGAAGCGATCAAGGCTGCCTATCGCAAGCTGGCGCGCAAGCACCACCCCGACCTGAACCCTGGCAAGCCCGAGGCCGAGGCCCGCTTCAAGGCCGTCTCCGCCGCCAATGACCTGCTGAGCGACCCGGAGAAGCGCGCCCGCTTCGACCGCGGCGAAATTGATGCCGAAGGCCAGGAGCAACGCCCGGCCGGCGGCTATCGCCACCAGGCGGAGCAACCCCAGGGCGAGAAATATGGCGCGCGCTACGGCCAGCGCCCGGAGGCGGAGGTCTTCGAGGACCTCTTCGCCGATATCTTCGAGCAGCGCCGCCGTGCCGAGACCGGCCCCCGCCGTGGCCGTGATGAATCGTACCGCCTGGCTGTGCCGTTCCTGCACGCCGTGGCGGGCGCCACCGAAACGCTCACCTTGCCCGATGGCCGCAGCCTCAGCGTGAAGATCCCCCCCGGGGTCGAGAGCGGCCAGGTCCTGCGGCTGCGCGGCCAGGGCGGCCCGGGGCGCAATGGCGGGCCGGCCGGCGATGCGCTGATCGAGCTGGATGTCGCCTCCGACAAGCTGTGCCGGCGGGAAGGCATGGACCTGCACCTGGAATTGCCGGTGAGCGTGCAGGAGGCGGTTCTCGGTGGGCCCGTCCTGGTCCCCACCCCCGGCGGCCCGCTGCGCGTCACTCTGCCGGCAGGCAGTGATGCGGGCCGGCAGATCAGGCTTCGTGGCAAGGGCATCGCGGCACATGGCAAGCGTGAAGCGGGGGATTTGTTCCTGACGCTGCGCATCGTGATCGGCACGGCGGATGAAGCGCTGAAAGCCTTCCTGCGCGACTGGAAGCCGGAACATCCGCAAGACCCCCGCGCCGGGCTGGAGGCATCGGCATGA
- a CDS encoding class I SAM-dependent methyltransferase: METAPDIFDRRLLALRRERAAVHVRQVAPILEAAAALLLDRLDDTTRRFSRALDVGGRGAVAPALSARGIPFVVSMDLAPAMARQAGGLAIAGDEEWLPFAAGSFDLILANLSLHAVNDLPGALIQLRRALSPDGLFLASLPGFGTLQGLREALAAAEAETRGGVSPRIAPFPELRDLAGLLQRAGFALPVADQDRLPLEYRTPMGLVADLRAAGEGNVIRAADRRTPPRALFPLAFAALDLRMELRLLIMTGWAPHDSQQKPARPGSANARLAEALGTREYKAGENAG, from the coding sequence GTGGAAACCGCCCCCGATATCTTCGACCGCCGGCTGCTCGCCCTTCGGCGGGAGCGCGCGGCTGTGCATGTGCGTCAGGTCGCGCCCATCCTGGAGGCCGCGGCCGCCCTCCTGCTGGACCGGCTGGATGACACCACGCGGCGCTTTTCCCGCGCCCTGGATGTGGGGGGGCGGGGCGCGGTGGCACCGGCACTCTCCGCGCGGGGAATTCCCTTCGTGGTTTCCATGGACCTGGCGCCAGCCATGGCGCGTCAGGCGGGGGGGCTGGCCATCGCCGGTGATGAGGAATGGCTGCCATTCGCGGCGGGCAGCTTTGACCTGATCCTCGCCAATCTCAGTCTGCATGCGGTGAATGACCTGCCGGGCGCCTTGATCCAGCTGCGCCGGGCGCTCAGTCCGGATGGGCTGTTCCTGGCCTCCCTGCCCGGCTTCGGCACGCTGCAAGGCCTGCGCGAGGCGCTGGCGGCGGCCGAGGCGGAAACCCGCGGCGGCGTCTCACCTCGCATCGCCCCATTTCCGGAATTGCGGGACCTGGCGGGGTTGTTGCAGCGCGCGGGCTTTGCGCTGCCCGTGGCGGATCAGGACCGGCTGCCGCTGGAATATCGCACGCCGATGGGCCTGGTGGCCGATCTGCGCGCGGCGGGCGAGGGCAACGTGATCCGCGCGGCGGACCGCCGCACCCCGCCCAGAGCGCTGTTTCCCTTGGCCTTTGCCGCACTCGATCTGCGCATGGAGCTGCGGCTCCTGATCATGACGGGCTGGGCGCCGCATGACAGCCAGCAAAAGCCCGCGCGCCCCGGCAGCGCCAATGCCAGGCTGGCGGAGGCGCTGGGAACCCGGGAATACAAGGCCGGCGAGAATGCGGGTTGA
- a CDS encoding ComF family protein, translating into MLDALLPPTCLTCEAPVGIQGGQCPACFTRLAFVTAPLCDRCGVPFPHGGAGIPHLETLWCEACVTAPPAFTAARAALRYDEGAKALILPFKHRDRTELAAPLARHMARAGAELLRAADLLVPVPLHRWRLFRRRHNQAALLAARLARLSGKRHAPMLLRRQRATAPLGEFSAREREAMLEGAFALAPGAAAQLRGRRVLLVDDVLTSGATADACARILLGGGAAQVMVLAAARVPDPRIERPR; encoded by the coding sequence ATGCTCGACGCCTTGCTGCCGCCCACCTGCCTCACCTGCGAGGCGCCGGTGGGCATACAGGGCGGCCAATGCCCTGCCTGCTTCACCCGCCTCGCCTTCGTGACCGCGCCGCTTTGCGACCGCTGCGGCGTGCCCTTCCCGCATGGCGGGGCGGGCATTCCGCATCTGGAGACGCTGTGGTGCGAGGCCTGCGTCACCGCGCCCCCCGCCTTCACCGCGGCCCGCGCGGCGCTGCGCTATGATGAGGGCGCAAAGGCCCTGATCCTGCCCTTCAAGCATCGGGATCGGACGGAACTCGCCGCACCGCTGGCCCGCCACATGGCGCGGGCGGGCGCGGAATTGCTGCGGGCGGCCGATCTTCTGGTTCCGGTGCCGTTGCATCGGTGGCGCCTGTTCCGCAGGCGCCACAATCAGGCCGCCTTGCTGGCGGCCCGGCTGGCGCGGCTCTCCGGCAAGCGGCACGCACCCATGCTGCTGCGCCGGCAACGCGCCACGGCGCCGCTGGGCGAATTCAGTGCGCGGGAACGGGAAGCCATGCTGGAGGGCGCCTTTGCCCTGGCACCAGGGGCCGCCGCGCAGCTGCGCGGCCGGCGCGTCCTGCTGGTTGACGATGTCCTGACCAGCGGCGCCACGGCGGATGCCTGTGCGCGCATCCTGCTCGGCGGCGGTGCTGCCCAGGTGATGGTCCTGGCCGCGGCGCGCGTGCCGGATCCGCGAATCGAAAGGCCGCGCTGA
- a CDS encoding YggT family protein, with product MILDAFFFLIQAGLTLFFWAILIASILSLLIGFNVLDTRNRMVWNISDFFYRVTEPAMRPVRNRLPNLGGIDLSPLVVLLLVQACMLLVSAIKRYMISFGLYF from the coding sequence ATGATCCTCGACGCGTTTTTCTTCCTGATCCAGGCGGGGCTCACCCTGTTCTTCTGGGCCATCCTGATCGCCTCCATTCTGTCGTTGCTGATCGGTTTCAACGTGCTGGACACGCGCAACCGCATGGTCTGGAATATTTCGGATTTCTTCTACCGCGTGACCGAACCCGCCATGCGGCCCGTCCGCAACCGGCTGCCCAATCTGGGCGGGATTGATCTCTCGCCGCTGGTTGTCCTGCTGCTGGTGCAGGCCTGCATGCTGCTGGTCAGCGCGATCAAGCGCTACATGATCAGCTTCGGGCTGTATTTCTGA
- the map gene encoding type I methionyl aminopeptidase: MENSGGESRRITRHTPEDFAGARRAGALAAACLDMITTHVRPGVTTGALDKLCHDFMLSGGAVPATLGYRGYTKSSCISINHVVCHGIPGERTIAEGDILNIDVTALLDGWHGDTSRMYAVGEISTKARLLMDVTYEAMMRGIAAAKPGNSFGDIGHAIQSYAEKHRFSIVRDFCGHGIGRKFHEPPNVLHFGRPGEGPKLAPGMFFTIEPMVNAGRPEVKILDDGWTAVTRDRSLSAQFEHMIGITETGCEIFTLSPASLHKPPYAIAG; the protein is encoded by the coding sequence ATGGAAAATTCAGGCGGCGAATCCCGCCGCATCACGCGTCACACGCCAGAGGATTTCGCCGGGGCACGCCGCGCGGGCGCCCTGGCCGCTGCCTGCCTGGACATGATCACCACCCATGTCCGCCCTGGTGTCACCACCGGCGCGCTGGACAAGCTCTGCCACGATTTCATGCTGTCCGGCGGCGCCGTGCCTGCCACGCTCGGCTACCGGGGCTATACCAAATCCTCCTGCATCTCGATCAACCACGTGGTGTGCCATGGCATTCCGGGGGAGCGGACCATCGCCGAGGGCGATATCCTGAACATCGACGTGACGGCCCTGCTCGATGGCTGGCACGGCGATACCAGCCGCATGTATGCGGTCGGTGAGATCAGCACCAAGGCGCGGCTGCTGATGGATGTGACCTATGAGGCGATGATGCGCGGGATCGCGGCCGCCAAACCTGGCAACAGCTTCGGCGATATCGGCCATGCCATCCAGAGCTACGCCGAGAAGCATCGCTTTTCCATCGTCCGGGATTTCTGCGGCCATGGCATTGGCCGGAAATTCCACGAGCCGCCCAATGTGCTGCATTTTGGCCGTCCGGGCGAAGGCCCGAAGCTGGCGCCGGGCATGTTCTTCACCATCGAGCCCATGGTGAATGCGGGCCGGCCCGAGGTGAAGATCCTCGACGATGGCTGGACCGCCGTGACGCGTGACCGCAGCCTCTCGGCGCAATTCGAACATATGATCGGCATCACCGAGACGGGCTGCGAGATTTTCACCCTCAGCCCGGCAAGCCTGCACAAACCGCCCTATGCCATTGCCGGCTGA
- the folD gene encoding bifunctional methylenetetrahydrofolate dehydrogenase/methenyltetrahydrofolate cyclohydrolase FolD — MAMILDGKALAERLRGHLASRIATLDFKPGLVVLRVGEDPASGVYVRNKDKAALQAGFASRTRHLPESTTEAALLAEIAALNADPAVDGILVQLPLPAHIRADAAIAAVDPAKDVDGFHPINAGRLASGLPGLVPCTPRGAMHLLAEAKAQLRGARAVVVGRSQIVGRPMAQLLLAADCTVTIAHSRTQDLPGECRRADILIAAVGRPEMIRGDWVREGAIVIDVGINRLPDGKLVGDVAYAEALPRAAAITPVPGGVGPMTIACLLENTLEAALARRGVATMGAPAKLP, encoded by the coding sequence ATGGCCATGATTCTCGACGGCAAGGCGCTGGCTGAACGGCTGCGCGGTCACCTCGCCAGCCGCATCGCGACGCTGGATTTCAAGCCTGGCCTGGTTGTCCTGCGCGTGGGGGAGGATCCGGCCAGCGGCGTCTATGTGCGCAACAAGGACAAGGCGGCGCTCCAGGCGGGCTTCGCTTCGCGCACGCGGCACCTGCCCGAAAGCACGACCGAGGCTGCACTGCTGGCCGAGATCGCGGCGCTGAACGCGGACCCGGCGGTGGATGGCATTCTGGTCCAGCTGCCCCTGCCCGCGCATATCCGCGCCGATGCCGCCATCGCGGCGGTGGACCCGGCCAAGGATGTGGACGGCTTCCACCCCATCAATGCCGGCCGCCTGGCCTCCGGCCTGCCTGGGCTCGTTCCCTGCACGCCGCGTGGCGCCATGCATCTGCTGGCCGAGGCGAAGGCTCAGCTGCGTGGCGCCCGCGCCGTGGTGGTGGGGCGCAGCCAGATCGTCGGCAGGCCCATGGCGCAATTGCTGCTGGCGGCGGATTGCACCGTCACCATCGCCCATTCCCGCACGCAGGACCTGCCCGGGGAATGCCGCCGCGCGGATATCCTCATCGCCGCCGTGGGCCGCCCGGAGATGATCCGCGGCGATTGGGTGCGGGAGGGCGCGATCGTGATTGATGTCGGCATCAACCGACTGCCGGACGGCAAGCTGGTGGGCGACGTCGCCTATGCCGAGGCGCTGCCGCGCGCCGCCGCCATTACGCCGGTGCCGGGTGGCGTGGGCCCCATGACCATCGCCTGCCTGCTGGAAAACACGCTGGAAGCAGCACTGGCGCGGCGTGGGGTTGCCACCATGGGCGCGCCCGCGAAGCTGCCATGA
- a CDS encoding TetR/AcrR family transcriptional regulator yields the protein MRGDNPEERPVEGSITRRRLDAPARREEIIRAAAGYFAEVGFGGSTRDLAKRAGVTQALLYKYFASKAELREAVFEHVYLGRIAPHWLEDLRDRSLPLRARLCRFYGEYTQAIFTYEWMRIFMWAGLDGDALNRRYLEHLSELLLAPMREEVAAEAAGRWAPQAEDLWNLHGGIIYLGIRRFIYHLPVPEDVTPVIEAAVDRFLHKLA from the coding sequence ATGCGCGGCGACAACCCGGAGGAACGCCCCGTGGAGGGCAGCATCACGCGCCGCCGCCTCGACGCGCCCGCCCGGCGGGAGGAGATCATTCGCGCCGCCGCCGGCTACTTCGCGGAGGTCGGCTTTGGCGGCTCAACCCGCGATCTGGCGAAGCGTGCGGGCGTCACGCAGGCGCTGCTCTACAAGTATTTCGCGAGCAAGGCCGAACTGCGCGAGGCGGTGTTCGAGCACGTCTATCTGGGCCGCATCGCGCCGCATTGGCTCGAGGATCTGCGGGATCGCAGCTTGCCGCTGCGCGCCCGGCTTTGCCGCTTCTATGGCGAATACACCCAGGCCATCTTCACCTATGAGTGGATGCGCATCTTCATGTGGGCCGGCCTCGACGGTGACGCGCTGAATCGCCGCTACCTTGAGCATCTCAGCGAATTGCTGCTGGCCCCCATGCGCGAGGAGGTGGCCGCCGAGGCTGCCGGCCGCTGGGCGCCGCAGGCCGAAGACCTCTGGAACCTGCATGGCGGCATCATCTATCTCGGCATCCGGCGCTTCATCTACCACCTGCCCGTGCCCGAGGATGTGACGCCGGTGATCGAAGCGGCGGTGGATCGCTTCCTGCACAAACTCGCCTGA
- a CDS encoding chaperone modulator CbpM, which yields MITLDILCARFSTLRLEDLQGWIAEGHVRPDRAAGDLVFTELDVERVRLILELRDEMAVNEEALPVVLSLLDQLYELRRRLRAMGVEP from the coding sequence ATGATCACGCTCGATATCCTCTGCGCGCGTTTCTCCACGCTCCGCCTGGAAGATCTGCAGGGCTGGATCGCGGAGGGCCATGTGCGCCCGGACCGTGCGGCGGGCGACCTGGTGTTCACCGAGCTGGATGTCGAGCGTGTGCGCCTCATCCTCGAATTGCGTGACGAGATGGCGGTGAATGAGGAAGCGCTGCCCGTGGTGCTCTCGCTGCTGGACCAGCTCTATGAGTTGCGGCGAAGGCTGCGGGCGATGGGCGTGGAACCCTGA
- a CDS encoding cysteine dioxygenase family protein, with the protein MNNMDVKAARTAAVAAAVGRVREIESSMGVTRPALEAIKAELMSLAAQEHLFPSAEFPSPPNGEKGSNRYLLREEDNNRFALYLNALNPGNETKPHDHTTWAVVVAVDGQELNKVYERLDDGANPERCEMRVREEIMVEPGRGICLMPEDIHSIHTTGTRPTRHLHMYGLALEKLDGRRAFDDKTGEVSYYNKNFMKPSASTKA; encoded by the coding sequence ATGAACAACATGGATGTGAAAGCAGCCCGCACCGCCGCCGTGGCCGCCGCCGTCGGCCGCGTACGCGAGATCGAAAGCAGCATGGGCGTCACCCGCCCGGCGCTGGAAGCCATCAAGGCCGAGCTGATGAGCCTGGCCGCGCAGGAACATCTATTCCCGAGCGCCGAATTCCCGTCCCCGCCGAATGGCGAGAAGGGCAGCAACCGCTACCTCCTGCGCGAGGAGGACAACAACCGTTTTGCCCTCTACCTCAACGCGCTGAACCCGGGCAACGAAACCAAGCCGCATGACCACACCACCTGGGCCGTCGTCGTCGCCGTGGATGGGCAGGAGCTGAACAAGGTCTATGAGCGCCTGGATGACGGCGCCAACCCCGAGCGCTGCGAGATGCGCGTGCGCGAGGAGATCATGGTGGAGCCCGGCCGTGGCATCTGCCTGATGCCCGAGGATATCCACTCCATCCACACCACCGGCACCCGTCCCACGCGGCATCTGCACATGTATGGGCTGGCGCTGGAGAAGCTGGATGGCCGCCGCGCCTTCGACGACAAGACGGGCGAGGTCTCCTACTACAACAAGAACTTCATGAAGCCCTCGGCGAGCACGAAGGCCTGA
- a CDS encoding DUF6282 family protein: MPGTDWLRGAIDGHVHCAPHLNARSVHVFEAVRQAAAAGMRGLGIMCNFQNSSGFAALANAELGHLGCEAFGGLIMQPAAGGVTLEAARTALGYGYGAGQGARFISLPTHHTRFVAEQEGRSPAFLETTFHIPRHGRVPEPVPAIMELCAAHEAAFDCGHVAGYEAVALAEEAARRGVTRLRAHGAGYAPDEVAALAALGAHVEFSFFLLTHATQVGLTHADAEKHRIAGACTVQEMATRIRAASARAVLSSDAGLAILPPPVEALREFLLLLASEGFTETELRRMTRDNPARLFNIAL; the protein is encoded by the coding sequence ATGCCCGGGACGGATTGGCTGCGCGGTGCCATTGACGGGCATGTGCATTGCGCGCCGCATCTCAATGCGCGCTCGGTCCATGTGTTCGAGGCGGTGCGCCAGGCGGCGGCGGCGGGCATGCGCGGCCTGGGCATCATGTGCAACTTCCAGAACAGCTCGGGCTTCGCGGCCTTGGCCAATGCGGAATTGGGCCATCTCGGCTGTGAGGCTTTCGGCGGGTTGATCATGCAGCCCGCGGCCGGCGGCGTGACGCTGGAGGCCGCGCGGACCGCCCTGGGCTACGGTTATGGCGCGGGGCAGGGGGCGCGCTTCATCAGCCTGCCCACGCATCACACCCGCTTCGTCGCCGAGCAGGAAGGCCGCAGCCCCGCTTTCCTGGAGACGACCTTCCACATCCCCCGTCATGGCCGCGTGCCCGAGCCGGTGCCCGCCATCATGGAGCTTTGCGCCGCGCATGAGGCGGCCTTCGATTGCGGCCATGTCGCCGGATATGAGGCCGTGGCGCTCGCCGAGGAAGCGGCCCGCCGTGGCGTCACGCGGCTGCGCGCGCATGGCGCGGGCTATGCGCCGGATGAGGTTGCGGCGTTGGCGGCGCTTGGCGCGCATGTCGAGTTCTCGTTTTTCCTGCTGACGCACGCGACCCAGGTCGGCCTGACCCATGCCGATGCCGAGAAGCACCGGATCGCCGGCGCCTGCACCGTGCAGGAGATGGCGACGCGCATTCGCGCCGCTAGTGCGCGGGCGGTGCTCTCTTCCGATGCGGGCCTCGCCATCCTGCCGCCGCCGGTCGAGGCCTTGCGGGAGTTCCTGTTGCTGCTGGCCAGCGAGGGCTTCACCGAGACCGAACTGCGGCGGATGACGCGGGACAATCCGGCACGGCTTTTCAACATCGCACTATAG
- the grxC gene encoding glutaredoxin 3 has translation MAQIEIYTTAFCPYCDRARALLTKRGATFEEFDAPHGSQARKDAIARSGGRTSVPQIFINGQAIGGSDDLVALDRAGKLEAMLAG, from the coding sequence ATGGCCCAGATCGAGATCTACACCACCGCCTTCTGCCCCTATTGCGATCGCGCAAGGGCGCTCCTGACCAAACGGGGTGCCACCTTCGAGGAATTCGACGCGCCGCATGGCAGCCAGGCCCGCAAGGACGCCATCGCCCGCTCGGGCGGGCGGACGAGCGTGCCGCAGATTTTCATCAATGGTCAGGCCATCGGTGGCTCCGATGACCTCGTGGCACTCGACCGCGCGGGCAAGCTCGAAGCGATGCTGGCGGGCTGA